The proteins below are encoded in one region of Luteitalea sp.:
- a CDS encoding DUF2277 family protein, giving the protein MCRNIKTLANFAPPATVDEISASALQFVRKLSGTTRPSRANEAAFNRAVDEVTAAAERLIQSLTTSAPPRNREEEARKAKERGRLRFA; this is encoded by the coding sequence ATGTGTCGAAACATCAAAACGCTGGCTAACTTCGCGCCTCCGGCAACGGTTGATGAGATCAGCGCGTCGGCGCTCCAGTTCGTACGGAAACTGAGCGGCACGACACGGCCGTCGCGCGCAAACGAGGCGGCGTTCAACCGCGCGGTTGACGAGGTCACCGCCGCCGCGGAACGGTTGATCCAGTCGCTGACGACAAGCGCTCCGCCGCGCAATCGCGAGGAGGAAGCGAGGAAGGCCAAAGAGCGCGGACGGCTACGCTTCGCCTGA
- a CDS encoding PQQ-binding-like beta-propeller repeat protein, translating to MGTQSRHSRFSAAALAGLALCWLAAERTATTAPPPPAAVAMLEPEGEAQKFWPRWRGPSGQGLVAETGYPDVWSQTENVAWRTAVPGRGHSSPIVWDDQIFLTTAYPDGRASMLAFERSTGKRRWEGIVPDRTAEHTHRKNSHASATPVTDGRRIYASFGNRGLVAFDLDGRLIWHRSLGTFDNYHGTAGSPLLYQDRLILYQDHSGGSEGGAFVAAFATATGDELWRTEREATVGWGTPVAIRAGDRDEIIVSGQQRVIAYDPASGRELWRASGNTREVIPTPVVGHGLIFCSSGRAGPTLAIRPGGTGDITDTHIAWESPKGSPFVPSPLLYGERLYIVNDMASIATSLEPTTGKVIWQGRLGTAKREGFSASPVGVDDKVFFTNDDGETFVLRAGPEFELIRVNRLGARVLASPALVDRHWYFRTEQELVAIGGKPASDGPKVGTPRRGVL from the coding sequence ATGGGTACACAGTCCAGACACTCACGATTCTCGGCCGCAGCGCTCGCAGGCTTGGCCCTGTGCTGGCTGGCAGCGGAGCGCACCGCGACGACGGCGCCACCGCCGCCTGCCGCCGTGGCGATGCTCGAACCGGAAGGTGAAGCGCAGAAATTCTGGCCACGCTGGCGCGGCCCGTCCGGGCAAGGCCTGGTGGCTGAAACAGGCTATCCGGATGTATGGTCGCAAACGGAGAACGTCGCATGGAGGACAGCGGTCCCCGGACGCGGCCACTCGTCTCCAATCGTCTGGGACGATCAAATCTTCTTGACCACCGCATACCCGGACGGCCGGGCGTCGATGCTGGCGTTCGAGCGGTCGACAGGCAAGCGACGCTGGGAAGGAATCGTCCCAGACCGAACTGCCGAGCACACGCATCGGAAGAACAGTCACGCCTCCGCAACACCGGTGACCGACGGCCGGCGCATTTACGCCTCGTTCGGTAACCGGGGACTCGTCGCGTTCGATCTCGACGGACGGCTGATTTGGCACCGTTCGCTCGGCACGTTCGACAACTATCACGGCACGGCAGGGTCGCCGCTTCTCTACCAGGATCGCTTGATCCTCTATCAAGATCACAGCGGGGGATCGGAGGGCGGCGCGTTCGTCGCGGCCTTTGCAACGGCGACCGGCGACGAGCTCTGGCGAACGGAACGTGAGGCCACGGTTGGCTGGGGCACGCCGGTCGCGATTCGTGCAGGCGACCGTGACGAGATCATCGTCAGCGGCCAGCAGCGCGTGATCGCGTACGACCCCGCTTCCGGGCGAGAGCTCTGGCGCGCCTCCGGCAACACGCGCGAGGTGATCCCAACGCCGGTGGTGGGCCACGGCCTCATCTTCTGCTCGTCTGGACGGGCCGGGCCAACGCTAGCGATCAGACCGGGCGGCACGGGCGACATCACCGACACGCACATCGCGTGGGAAAGCCCAAAGGGCTCTCCCTTCGTCCCTTCACCGCTGCTCTACGGCGAGCGTCTCTACATCGTCAACGACATGGCGAGCATTGCGACGTCTCTTGAACCCACCACGGGAAAGGTCATCTGGCAGGGGCGATTGGGCACGGCCAAGCGCGAGGGCTTTTCCGCCTCGCCGGTCGGTGTCGACGACAAGGTCTTCTTTACGAACGATGATGGTGAGACGTTCGTCTTGAGGGCAGGACCGGAGTTCGAGCTGATTCGCGTCAACCGGCTGGGTGCCCGCGTGCTCGCCTCTCCGGCGCTGGTCGATCGCCACTGGTACTTCCGCACCGAGCAGGAGCTCGTCGCCATCGGCGGCAAACCCGCTTCTGATGGGCCAAAGGTAGGGACGCCTCGCCGAGGCGTCCTGTAG
- a CDS encoding BlaI/MecI/CopY family transcriptional regulator, with protein MTKPFHTGLARRERQIMDILYRRGRATAAEVMDELPGDSSYSTVRTQLRVLEEKGHVRHEEHGLRYVYSPAVPRRAARRSALKHLVDTFFDGSTEKVVGALLGGEGARLSEQELDRIADLVAKARKDGAR; from the coding sequence ATGACGAAGCCATTCCACACGGGGCTCGCCCGACGCGAGCGGCAAATCATGGACATCCTCTATCGCCGCGGCCGCGCGACCGCCGCCGAGGTCATGGATGAGCTGCCTGGCGATTCAAGTTACTCCACCGTACGCACGCAGCTACGGGTGCTGGAGGAAAAGGGCCACGTCCGGCACGAGGAGCACGGCCTCCGATATGTCTACTCTCCGGCCGTGCCACGCCGGGCGGCGCGGCGATCCGCGTTGAAGCACCTCGTCGACACCTTCTTCGATGGGTCGACGGAAAAGGTCGTTGGCGCGCTGCTCGGCGGCGAGGGAGCGCGGCTGTCGGAACAAGAGCTGGATCGGATTGCCGACCTCGTCGCCAAGGCTCGAAAGGATGGAGCTCGATGA